A window from Diachasmimorpha longicaudata isolate KC_UGA_2023 chromosome 5, iyDiaLong2, whole genome shotgun sequence encodes these proteins:
- the LOC135162480 gene encoding uncharacterized protein LOC135162480 isoform X5, with the protein MVNQYGPPQNSYNLQMYGQSAINQQQMPQQMQQQLQQQMQFQSDQTSVEEQRAPLGASIRRNSRILTQQDRPVTGIGQTLNDRLDHYKRPPSRDSSVDRYRVPTRLIGSRQPSVDKSITSQDGVDRTVRGGSLMRSATPLNGSVFGSGAVTPIYTPPTSSQFDIAFKSRGLGQEVIPSGSQPKRTESLYVTPARTLGISSGSGSGGAGGGGGMRAIPVNSMPLQRKKSLPDVAGPIQLTATSPLSREEVSVLSSMRREEIRRQIDESERLRANPLLYLVSPQVKDWFSRQQLVMLVLFINISLALMFFKLLT; encoded by the exons ATGGTTAACCAATACGGGCCTCCCCAAAATTCCTACAATCTTCAAATGTATGGCCAGTCAGCGATTAATCAACAGCAAATGCCTCAGCAGATGCAGCAGCAATTACAGCAGCAAATGCAGTTCCAAAGCGATCAAACGAGTGTGGAGGAACAAAGAGCTCCCTTAGGGGCAAGTATACGAAGGAATAGCAGAATTTTGACTCAACAGGACAGACCAGTTACTGGGATAGGGCAGACTCTCAATGATAG ATTGGACCACTATAAGAGACCACCCAGTCGGGACAGTTCTGTTGATCGATATCGCGTCCCAACTCGATTAATTGGGTCTAGGCAACCCTCAGTGGATAAAAGCATTACATCGCAGGATGGCGTGGACAG aACGGTCAGAGGTGGTAGTTTAATGCGATCAGCAACTCCATTGAATGGTTCGGTATTTGGTAGCGGTGCAGTAACCCCCATATACACTCCACCAACATCAAGTCAATTTGATATTGCATTCAAGAGTCGTGGACTTGGGCAAGAGGTAATTCCAAGCGGTTCACAACCAAAACGCACCGAGAGCCTGTATGTCACACCGGCACGCACATTAGGGATTTCTAGTGGCAGCGGGAGCGGAGGAGCCGGCGGTGGGGGTGGCATGAGG GCAATACCAGTGAATTCGATGCCCCTGCAGAGGAAGAAATCTCTACCGGATGTTGCCGGACCAATTCAATTGACTGCAACTTCTCCGTTATCCAGGGAAGAGGTCAGTGTTCTTAGCAGTATGAGGCGAGAAGAAATACGACGACAAATCGACGAAAGCGAGAGACTCAGGGCTAATCCCCTGCTTTATTTAGTCAGTCCGCAGGTCAAA GACTGGTTTTCCCGACAACAATTGGTAATGTTGGTTTTATTCATCAACATATCGCTGGCTCTCATGTTCTTCAAACTTCTAACGTAG
- the LOC135162480 gene encoding uncharacterized protein LOC135162480 isoform X6: MFWSEPDEEEEALLCSPALMARRASESWIVAPPVEAIPVNSMPLQRKKSLPDVAGPIQLTATSPLSREEVSVLSSMRREEIRRQIDESERLRANPLLYLVSPQVKDWFSRQQLVMLVLFINISLALMFFKLLT, encoded by the exons ATGTTTTGGTCTGAACCGGACGAAGAAGAGGAGGCGCTCCTCTGCAGTCCGGCTCTTATGGCCAGGAGAGCCTCCGAGTCGTGGATTGTAGCACCTCCCGTTGAG GCAATACCAGTGAATTCGATGCCCCTGCAGAGGAAGAAATCTCTACCGGATGTTGCCGGACCAATTCAATTGACTGCAACTTCTCCGTTATCCAGGGAAGAGGTCAGTGTTCTTAGCAGTATGAGGCGAGAAGAAATACGACGACAAATCGACGAAAGCGAGAGACTCAGGGCTAATCCCCTGCTTTATTTAGTCAGTCCGCAGGTCAAA GACTGGTTTTCCCGACAACAATTGGTAATGTTGGTTTTATTCATCAACATATCGCTGGCTCTCATGTTCTTCAAACTTCTAACGTAG